The DNA window AGTACAATACACATAACTTCTCTTAATAAagagaatattaatattttatttataatatttttgttgatgaataatttaaaaagtctTAAGCAATATTGTATGTTTTCAGGTGattaaacaaaacattttcatcaGTGTTAAAGTTAACAAGTTTGATGAAATCAGTGCCTTTGCCAATATTGGAATGTAGCTAATCACTATAAGGAAAATTTGCAAACTGATGGTATGCATATGCAggtaaaggaaagacaaaaacttTTCCTCTCATTTTGAATCAGGTTTATTTCAACcaccaaaactttaaaataatcatGTTAATACATAAGTAATTCCAcagaaggataaaaaaaaatctcgACAATGTTTTCTCATCAATAACTTTCAGGTTATTTTGTTTATTGGGTTATTTTAGGAAAAACTGTGCATTTGGCCACAAAATGAATAAACCTCACAGTAAAAAGTCCTATTGTTCTGTCTCTGTGGAGTTAGCCACCTTTGGGGTAGAGGTATCACACCAGTCCCTGTGACAGCAAATTTTAAATTGACATGTAAAAGAGCAGATCACCTATCTACATCACTTGTACCTTTCTAGAGAACCCAAAATTTAGAGATTAAGCTGATTTTAAGCTCAGGTGATTCCCTCAATGTCCCTGCTAAATAAGGGGCATAAAAGGAACAAAGGGAGGAGGTGGTAGTAGAGAAGTTAACAGGAGTACTACAGCCTCAAACATGTGGCAGACGGGTTCTAGGCCCAGAGGAGCTGAGGCTCAGCTGTGGCTGATCTGGATCAGAAAAGTTTTAAGTTTCTTTGGAAGTTACCAGGAGTTTGGCCTATCTTGCTGCCGCcaccgcgccccccccccccagccaagtTGGCACTCTTATGAATCTTCTCTTAACAAAACATTATTAACCTTCCCTTCTTAAATAGTAATCATCTTGTTTCTACACCATTACACCATGGGTGGTGATAAAAATAGTGGTTACAATACTAACAAAGCTGAATTGTACagcttcaaaagagaaaaagaatatggTTAATAGCGCCTTTAACTTTTTcagttatgaagataaaatatataacacacatatatattctacaAATCACAACAGTGGAAAAAACCAAGGTTTTATCTTGTTTTCATACTGTAGTGACAAAAAAGAGTCACTAATGTACTAACAAAGGTGAATGGTACAAtctatttaaaaagataaacaacatAGTCAACAGCTTTTTGGACTTTCTTTTAACTTTGTAAGggcaaaatacacacacacatatatattataaatcaTAACAATGTGTTTAGAAACACTAAAGAAGGTAAAGTTGGGTCCTGCAGTCTGGAGGATTGTGTACAGGAACCAACAGGTGGAAAACTCTGTTAGATATTGCTCAGGGCAGCCACCCCAGGGAGGACTTTGCCTTCCAGAAGCTCTAGACTAGCACCACCTCCAGTGCTCACGTGGCTGACCTTATCTTCAGTGTTCCATTTGGCACAGCAGGTGGCAGTATCCCCACCACCTATGATTGTGATGCAGCCGTTTTTGGTGGCCTCCACCACATTGTTCATTAGCTCTTTTGTTCCCTTTGCAAAAGTTTCCCACTCAAACACTCCAACAGGACCATTCCACACAATTAGCTTGGCACGGGCCACAACTTCAGCAAATTTCTTGCTGCTCTGGGGACCACAGTCCAAGCCCATCCATCCAGCAGGTATGCCAGACTGCACCGTAGCTTCACCAGCTGTGGCATGCTCGTCAAACTTTTCTGCAGTGACAAAGTCAACAGGTAGGGTTATCTTCACACCCTTCTTCTCAGCTTTAGCCATCAGGTCTTTAACAATCTTGGCTCCCTCTTCATCAAATAGAGAATTGCCAATCTCCATGTTGGAGATAACCTTAAGGAAGGTGAAAGCCATCCCACCACCAATGATCATCTCACAGACTTTGTCTAGCATGTTGTTGATCAGTTGGATCTTGTCTGCAACTTTAGCTCCACCTAAGATGGCCAGGAAAGGTCGCACTGGGTTCTCCAGGGCTTTGGCAAAATACTCTAGCTCCTTCTTCATTAGGAAACCACATGCTTTCTGGGGGAGGTTCACTCCAACCATGGAGCTGTGGGCCCGGTGGGCAGTACCAAAAGCATCGTTGACATAGACATCCCCCAGCTTGGAAAGGGATGCCCGGAAAGCTTCTACTTTGGCTGGATCAGCAGTGATCTTTTTCCCAGATTCATCTttgcctttcccctcttcttccacaTGAAAGCGGAGATTCTCCAATAGGAAGACAGAACCATCAGCAGGGTTAGCACAGGCTTTCTCCACATCGGGTCCCACACAGTCCTTCAGGAACTCAACATTTTTGCCAAGTAAGGATTGGAGCTCGGCTGCCACGGGCTCCAAAGAGAATTTGTCTGGCATGGGGACGCCGTCGGGCCGGCCTAGGTGGCTCAAGAGCACAACCGACTTACAGCCGTGATCCAGGCAGTATTTGATGCTAGGGACGGCGGCTTTGATCCTCTGGTTGTTGGTGATCTGCTTGTCCTTCATGGGCACATTGAAGTCCACCCTCATGACAACCCGCTTTCCCTTCACGTCTACCTTGTCCAATGTGAGCTTTTGGGAAAGAGACATCTTCTCTGGGGCATCCGTAGCAGGATGGTCCACGGGGCTCCTTCTGCTGACTCTGCTGCAACCTActtctaaagaaaaataatacatagTCAACGTTTTTTCTGACTTTCTATTAACTTTGTTTCTAAggtaaaaatatacatatgtatattctaCAAATCGCCAAGAATGTGTTTAGAAACGCTAAAGAAGTTGTTCAAGTGGAGTCCTGCCATCTTAAGGACTGTGTACAGGAACCAAAAGGCGCCCCAGCACTTGCTGAGACGGTCCGTGCGCGGCCATGGTGGGGACTGAAGCAGGGGAGTCACCGACCGACTCTTACCAGAGCCAACCCAACTGTAACCCGGCGGCCGTTTCTAGCACACTGTCGGGGCTCGCGCAGGGCTCCACCCAGGTGGCCATGGCTCTAAAATCGTCGGCCTCGAGGTGGGAAACTCTCATCATTAGGACAGCCCGACCTTCAGTCCTCCTGTCCTCCTGACGGGTCCCTACGCACAAACACACAaaaccctcctcctcccccaactcttCAAACAAGCCGCCAGCCAGCCCCACTCACCCCTTAAGCTCCTAGCAATGACTCTGACCCAGCAAAGCGCGTTCCCGCGCACGCCCACGAGGAGGCGGGGCCTATGTTGGAGGTAAGGCCAGGGTCTGGCCGTGCGCGTACCCTGGGAGACCGTGGGGGAGGGGCCACGGCTTAGTTCCGCGGGAAGGGTTTGAGACTGTCTCCTCCGGCTCTCCGTAGTTCTCTCTCTGGCGTAGGCGATTTCTCTGTACCTCCAGAACTGGTGAGTAGCGGGGACTTTGAGCTGCCGGAGGTTGGGTCACAGTGACCTCCGGTGCCCCCCTGTCAGCATGCTGTCCCGACCTCCTGCTCAGTTTCCTAAGTGCTTCCTAGCCTTACCCCCCAAACATCCTTAGGGCAGCTGGGGGAGTCTGGGCCGAATCCCGCAAACCCCGTGGCCTCCTGCCAGCTCTGACTTCTTCCCTCATCTCTTTGGATTGTCATCCTTCCGTCCTTTCTCccatctttcctctccttccctcctttccttcctcttatcTTCCCTCCTTTCATTGCAGTTTGAAAAACGTCAATAATAGGCAACTAAATATGTCCAGAAGGAAGCCCTTCTACTTTGGAATTGTTAAGAGCGCTTTCCCTTCTCTTAAATTGaagtcttcctccttttctctttgccttctcttctctcctttgctctCTCTTAGctgcttccctcccctcttcacaTCTCTGTAATCACTTCTCACCTCCCTAAGGCACACCTCTTGTCCTTCTACCcctttctgaaactcagttttcagttttgtttttgcctcctcccgccccacccccttctccataATGTACAGGTGTCCATTAAGACATATCTCTGTTATTGCTTTTGTATATGACTTTAGCTAATTGGGGATTCGAGACGTCTTCCCCCTAGTGTTCACTTCTGAAATTATTAGGTGACCCATCCAGGGAATTTTGTTCCTAGTTGAGAATTCCCTTGGGAGTAGAGGGGAAACGTCATGGCCCACAACCTGTTTCTTGTGACTAATatgtttttccccttcaaaattGGTAGCAACAAATCCCCCATCCTAGATCAGAATTTCTCTTGAAATAGTAAGTTGGTGGTTTGAGG is part of the Dromiciops gliroides isolate mDroGli1 chromosome 4, mDroGli1.pri, whole genome shotgun sequence genome and encodes:
- the LOC122753409 gene encoding phosphoglycerate kinase 1-like, with product MSLSQKLTLDKVDVKGKRVVMRVDFNVPMKDKQITNNQRIKAAVPSIKYCLDHGCKSVVLLSHLGRPDGVPMPDKFSLEPVAAELQSLLGKNVEFLKDCVGPDVEKACANPADGSVFLLENLRFHVEEEGKGKDESGKKITADPAKVEAFRASLSKLGDVYVNDAFGTAHRAHSSMVGVNLPQKACGFLMKKELEYFAKALENPVRPFLAILGGAKVADKIQLINNMLDKVCEMIIGGGMAFTFLKVISNMEIGNSLFDEEGAKIVKDLMAKAEKKGVKITLPVDFVTAEKFDEHATAGEATVQSGIPAGWMGLDCGPQSSKKFAEVVARAKLIVWNGPVGVFEWETFAKGTKELMNNVVEATKNGCITIIGGGDTATCCAKWNTEDKVSHVSTGGGASLELLEGKVLPGVAALSNI